In one Gadus morhua chromosome 15, gadMor3.0, whole genome shotgun sequence genomic region, the following are encoded:
- the LOC115559617 gene encoding 1-acyl-sn-glycerol-3-phosphate acyltransferase delta-like, which translates to MGLGECLKSQVLCHVLIGYVFLASGLLINLLQLCTLPVWWLNKSLARRINCRLGYCISSQAVALTDWWSGTECTLYADPKMYTLFGNENGIVVLNHSFEIDFLCSWSFCERFGVLGSSKAVVKKELAYVPVIGCMWYFTEFVFCTRKWEEDRITVPQSLQKLRDSPESFLLLLYCEGTRFTVQKHQISMEVAEKKGLPKLKHHLLPRTKGFWLTVQNLRGTVAAVYDLTLNFRNNETPSLLGILRGKKYHPALYVRRIPLESIPEGEAECAAWLHKLYQEKDGFQEQYIQTGRYPGPIVSAPRRLGPLINWLCWSALLLFPLGAFLVSLLSSGSTLTILASLAFCYGASLLFRWMIGQTEISTSSGYGNKVNNS; encoded by the exons ATGGGTCTTGGGGAGTGCCTGAAGTCCCAGGTCCTGTGCCACGTGCTCATTGGCTACGTGTTCCTGGCCAGTGGGCTGCTCATCAACCTGCTACAGCTGTGCACCCTGCCCGTGTGGTGGCTCAACAAGTCGCTGGCCCGCCGCATCAACTGCAGGCTGGGCTACTGCATCAGCAGCC AAGCAGTGGCTCTCACGGACTGGTGGTCCGGGACTGAGTGCACACTGTACGCAGACCCCAAGATGTACACTTTGTTCGGAAACGAGAACGGCATAGTGGTCCTCAACCACAGCTTTGAGATAGACTTCCTGTGTAGCTGGAGCTTCTGTGAGAGATTCGGTGTTCTGGGG AGTTCAAAAGCTGTCGTTAAGAAAGAGTTGGCGTACGTGCCGGTGATTGGTTGTATGTGGTACTTCACGGAGTTCGTGTTCTGCACGAGGAAGTGGGAAGAGGACCGCATCACAGTCCCCCAAAGCCTGCAGAAACTGCGGGATTCCCCAGAAAGCTTTTTG CTCTTGCTCTATTGTGAGGGAACGCGCTTCACAGTACAGAAGCACCAGATCAGCATGGAGGTGGCAGAGAAAAAGGGCCTGCCCAAACTCAAGCATCACCTGCTGCCAAGAACCAAAGGATTCTGGTTGACGGTTCAAAACCTCAGGGGCACAG TGGCGGCCGTGTACGACCTTACATTGAACTTCCGGAACAACGAGACACCCTCTCTGTTAGGAATTCTCAGAGGGAAGAAATATCACCCTGCTCTATACGTCAG GAGAATCCCCCTAGAGTCCATCCCAGAGGGAGAGGCTGAGTGTGCAGCTTGGCTCCACAAGCTCTACCAAGAGAAG GACGGCTTCCAGGAGCAGTATATCCAGACGGGGCGCTACCCAGGTCCCATCGTGAGCGCCCCAAGGCGTCTCGGGCCTTTGATCAACTGGCTGTGCTGGTCGGCCCTGCTGCTTTTCCCCCTCGGAGCTTTCCTGGTTTCCCTGCTGAGCTCCGGCTCAACCCTCACCATCCTGGCCTCGCTGGCCTTCTGCTATGGAG CCTCGCTGCTATTCCGATGGATGATTGGCCAGACGGAGATCAGCACGAGCTCAGGTTACGGCAATAAAGTGAACAACAGctga